In Oxalobacteraceae bacterium OTU3CINTB1, the sequence CCAAGGAAAAAGTGCGCCTGGTGTCGCCGTACATCGGCGGCGGCTTCGGCGGCAAGCTGTTCGTGCGCGCCGAGGCGGTGCTGGCCGCGCTGGGCGCCAAGGCGGCCAACCGGCCGGTCAAGGTCACCTTGCAGCGGCCGCTGATGTTCAACAATACCACGCACCGGCCGGCGACGATCCAGCGCATCCGCATCGGCGCCAGCCGCGAGGGAAAGATCACCGCCATCGGCCACGAGAGCTGGTCGGGCGACCTGCCGGACGGCCAACCGGAAACGGCGGTCAACCAGACCAAGCTGCTGTACGCGGGCGCCAACCGCATGACCAAGATGCGCCTGTCCGTGCTCGACCTGCCAGAAGGCAACGCCATGCGCGCGCCGGGCGAGGCGCCGGGCCTGATGGCGCTGGAAATCGCGGTCGACGAGCTGGCGGAAAAACTGAAGATGGACCCGGTGACGTTCCGCATCATCAATGACGTCACGCACGATCCGGCCAAGCGCGAGCGCAAGTTTTCGCAGCGCCGGCTGGTCGAGTGTCTGCGCAACGGCGCGGAGCGCTTCGGCTGGAGCGCGCGCAGCGTCGAGCCGGGCAAGGTGCGCGATGGCCGCTGGCTGGTGGGCATGGGTGTCGCCGCGGCATTCCGCAACAACATCGTGATGAAGTCCGCTGCCCGCGTGCGCCTGGACAGCAAGGGCGTTGTCACGGTCGAGACCGACATGACCGATATCGGCACCGGCACCTACACCATCATCGCGCAGACCGCCGCCGAGATGATGGGGTTGACTATCGACAAGGTGGTGGTCAAACTCGGCGACTCCGATTTCCCGGTCTCGGCAGGTTCCGGAGGGCAGTGGGGCGCCAACAGCTCGACGGCGGGCGTGTATGCCGCCTGCGTCAAGTTGCGCGAGGCGATCGCGCAGAAGGCCGGCCTGAACGCCGCCGAGGCCGAATTCACCGGCGGCTCGGTGCGCGCCGGCGGCAAGTCCGTGACGTTGCAGCAAGCCGCTCAGGATGGCGAGATTGTTGCCGAGGACACCATGGAGTACGGTGACCTCGACAAGAAATACCAGCAATCGACGTTCGGCGCGCACTTCGTCGAGGTGGCCGTCGATGCCTACACCGGCGAAACGCGCATCCGCCGCATGCTGGCCGTGTGCGCGGCGGGCCGTATCCTCAATCCCAAGTCGGCGCGCAGCCAGGTGATCGGCGCGATGACGATGGGCGCCGGCGCCGCCTTGATGGAGCACCTGGTCGTCGACAAGCGTGCCGGTTTCTTCGTCAACCACGATCTGGCCGGGTATGAAGTGCCGGTGCACGCCGACATTCCGCACCAGGAAGTCATTTTCCTGGACGAGACCGATCCGATCTCGTCGCCGATGAAAGCCAAGGGCGTGGGCGAGCTGGGAATTTGCGGCGTGGGCGCGGCCATCGCCAACGCGGTCTACAACGCCACCGGTGTGCGCGTGCGCGACTACCCGATCACGCTCGACAAGCTGATCGAAAAGATGCCGCTGACCGCTTAAGTGTTGGCAAAATGCCATCATGTCGGCGCCCCGCCTATCGAACGGGGCGCCGGCATGCATTACAATGCATGC encodes:
- a CDS encoding xanthine dehydrogenase family protein molybdopterin-binding subunit, which produces MKFTTPATTNPIDQLKLVGKPLDRIDGPYKTTGTAPYAYEQHEAAPNAAYGYVVGAAIAKGRIVSMDLAAAKRAPGVIAIVTADNAGKLGKGKMNTAKLLGGPEIQHYHQAVALVVAETFEQARAAAQLVQVKYAAAKGAYDLAKEKDKGVPHKDKENADSKVGDFASAFASAPVRLDATYTTPDQSHAMMEPHASIAKWDGDKVTVWTSNQMIAWGQGDVAKTLGIPKEKVRLVSPYIGGGFGGKLFVRAEAVLAALGAKAANRPVKVTLQRPLMFNNTTHRPATIQRIRIGASREGKITAIGHESWSGDLPDGQPETAVNQTKLLYAGANRMTKMRLSVLDLPEGNAMRAPGEAPGLMALEIAVDELAEKLKMDPVTFRIINDVTHDPAKRERKFSQRRLVECLRNGAERFGWSARSVEPGKVRDGRWLVGMGVAAAFRNNIVMKSAARVRLDSKGVVTVETDMTDIGTGTYTIIAQTAAEMMGLTIDKVVVKLGDSDFPVSAGSGGQWGANSSTAGVYAACVKLREAIAQKAGLNAAEAEFTGGSVRAGGKSVTLQQAAQDGEIVAEDTMEYGDLDKKYQQSTFGAHFVEVAVDAYTGETRIRRMLAVCAAGRILNPKSARSQVIGAMTMGAGAALMEHLVVDKRAGFFVNHDLAGYEVPVHADIPHQEVIFLDETDPISSPMKAKGVGELGICGVGAAIANAVYNATGVRVRDYPITLDKLIEKMPLTA